CACCTGCTGTTCTCTGTTTTTTCCCTAGTCTTCTGCCTTTTGATCATCTGCTTAGTCCTAATTCCTTCAAACATAGTCCTAATTGGTTTGGCCCTAACATCAAGGATCATTTTGTTGAAAACCTCACTAAGGTTGTTCACAACAAGATCAGTTTTGCAATTGTAATCCATTGCAGACCTACACCAAGTCTCCTTTGGAATTTTTTTAAGCCACTTCCAGGCATCCTCACACTCTGCTTTAAGCTCTGCCATTGCTAATTCATGGCCATGTTTGGTGAATGAGTAGCTAGCCTGATCTACTAGCTTCTTTAGTTCTGCTCCTCTGAAACTAGCTGACTGAAAATTTGCATATATGTGCCTGAGGCAGTATCTCTGAGGGGAATCAGGGAACACCTCATTTATAGCCTTAAGAAGACCCTGATTGTAAATTAATAACCATGGTCATGAACAAAAAGAAATAAAGCTACTAATAACAATATATATCTGAACTACTGGCTAAGATAGGGTGCATACCTTTTGCCTGTCAGAAATAATGGTGTAGGTTCCAAATTTGCTACCACTTCCAATGCAACATCTTAGCTGGGTTAGGAACCATGTCCAACTCTCTGAATCTTCCTTATCAACCACACCAAAGGCTATGGGGTAGATGTTGTTATTGCCATCTCTTCCTGTGGCTGCAAGAATTTGTTGTCCAGTAGTTAGCTTGATGAAGCAACCATCAAGCCCTGCATCCATACCCAAATTAGCTACCATAAATGTACAACAAGATGTTTTAAACAAAATGCGGTTATAGATTTACCTATAAAGGGCCTGCAACCATTAAGAAATCCTTGCTTTGATGCATGCAAGCAGTAGAACATGTACTTAAATCTAGGAGTTGGGGCAGGGTTTTCTGGGTCCTCAAATGTTGTAACTACACACCTGCTACCAGGGTTGTGTCAAGAACTGCTTGTAGGTAGTCCCTCAGTCTATAGTACTGCTCCTTCTGGTCACCTTGTACAACCTTAATAGCCTTCCTCCTTGCCCTATAGGCCACACTCTTTGATACATCAACTGAAAACTTGACTTTGCTGTTTTTAATAAGTGAATCCACAGGTGCTCTAGGATCTGCTCTAAGAGAAGGCTCAACTGCTTTGGAAAGCCACTTAGTAGTAACCTTTGTGTTCTCTGCTGATGCTGGACAAGTGTGCTCCATGTTACACTTCTTAATGCAAAATGTTCTTTCATGAGCTATCCTGGAGGCACACATGTAAAATTCACATCCATGCTCTCTCTGTGAACACCAAAGAATAATTCTTGTTGGAGTGTTCCTGTGGTAGTGAAAAGACCTCAAAGTCCTTATATGAAAATCTCTTAATGCTTCTCTGAACTGGTAAACACTATCAAAACGCAAGCTCTTGCACAAGAGTAAATGTGAATCGGGAATTGAGGGGTCAAAATATAGCCTTTCCTTCATCTTTTTCTTACTACTCTTTGTCTTTGGTTTCTTCATGAGGTATGGTAGTTCaacttcatcttcttcttcctcatcacTTATGCCTGCATCACCAGCAAAACAAAACTCATCTGCTTCAGGAAACCAAtcttcaaaacgttttatctctacCTCATTGTGACATCTGCTAGTTGGACCAGGATTCTTCACATGTTTCACAATAGCAGTAGTTTGGAATGTTGTATCCTCTTCAGAGGCACACTCTATTTCCATTTGTTGAACAGCTTCAGCACTCCCATCTGAATGAACTGAATGCTCAGAACAAAATTCAGACACTTCAGTGTCTCCTTCAAAGTGGTTCAAATCTGCCTCTCTTTGAATCCTGCTCCTCTCAAGCTGAGCCTTTCTATCATCTATCTGATTCTGAAGCTCAGATTGCTCCACAACCATTTTCACACAGCAGCTCTCTTGAGTGTTTATGTAATTCTCATTAGCCTGTGTACTAATTCCAGGTTCAACATCTCTCACAACCCTTATGTTCACAACCTTGACATGATGAAAATACTCCAACATTTCATGAACACTAGCTTCATTATCTAAATACTTTACTCTTTCAGATCCAATTCCCTCCTCCTTCACATAGTACATGTAATCACTCTCCCCATAACCTTCACTAGCAATGAGTGATTGTAGAGTAAGCAAAGAAATATCTGACTCAACTATACCCCTTTTCACAGGGTTTCTTCCTTCTAAATGAAACCATATATCCCACTTCTGGTCAGCCAAACTGCACAAATAAGTGCTCATGAATTGAATTGAAATTGACTGAGCTACAACTGCAATACAGTTTACTACACATGTCCAACTAACAGAAACAAACACATCTTACTAATCTGCCAGATTGAAGCAGCAAACCAAAGGCCCAGCAGATGATACTTGCATACCTGCAACCCATTGGCGATGACTGGGAGAGCGGTGCCTCCGGCTGCTGCGAGCCAGCCTGCGTTGAGAAACTGGTGCTCCCCAACCAATTATCGACTGAGCCGCTGGCCATCGGTGGAGGTGCGGGCGAGGCAGCAGCGTCCAAACTTGTGTCAACGCCACCAGCGCCGCCACCCTCCGGAATCAACGACGACATGGCAACCGCCACCTAGTTCAGAGAAagggagaggagggagagagtgAAGCGAGAGGGGAACGGCAGATCTTGACCCGCACCCGAACGACAGCCACCGTTCCGACAGCGGACGTGCCGATAACGGCCGTCAACGCGCGGCGGCCGTCCGTTAGCCTGCGTGGCAACTGATTCGCGGGCCCAACCGGTCAGATTCGGGGTTAGCGCGGGCGAAGCGAGCGCTTACGCGAGTTGGTAGTTTTTTACCACGGTTTAGGACAAATTTGGTAGTTTTCCGCACAAAATGGTAAAGTGGTAGTTTTCTGTCACATGTCCGTGAAATGTGGTAGTTTTTGGTTAAATACTCCAACCTCATCGACCCGGAGACTGGGGAGCTGCTGAGGAAGATCCTTCTTTCCCTCCGGGCGTTCGCGCTCAGGCTCATCCACGGCAACGACTCTGCTGCAAACTCCGGACAAGGTAGTTAGTATATTTAGTGGTGTGTGCCATCTTCTCTGATGGCCGGATGAAGGAGCTAGTTGAGATGTCGGGATGTTAGTTGCTTGAATAATCTTGTATGCCAAACATTCTTCTTCGCTAGCTTCCATGGGATAATAACGGAATGGCTGAGCGTGTGGCCATTTTACATCCAACTCTTCGTAGGAAACCATGATCAAAGCATATATGGCTCATACAAAGTGATAGAATGAATGGCTATTAAACAACGTCGCTTTAATACGACGTCGTTTTAATACGGAAACCATTATTCGAGCATTGCTATAGGGTTTCGAtcgaatgttggtttccgtatgatattctCCCCCTTGTACATAGCAATGCTCGAATGATAATCACACGCACAATATGTCTTTCTTCTTTCTCTCTCGTGATTCACTTAGGGTTAGTTCTTTTCTCTCTCGAATAATTAATAAGTTCACCCGCAAACCTTAGAAAACTCACACTAAAAAAGGTCTCCATCAATGGAGGTGATCTCCAGTGCCTGTTGCTAAGTTGTGCTCTTCTCGAGACATAGAGTGGTGCTCCTCCTTGTCAATTTTACGCATAGGGCAGGAGCTGTGCAGGTTGCAGCACCTGCGTGTGCACCATTGTGAACTGGAAATGATAGAGTTGCATGCTCCAAATCTTACCAAATTTGGGTTCGAGGAAGATCTCATGCAAATTGTGCTCAGTGATTGTCTGAGGTTGTCAGAGGCGACCTTTGTGTCGAACATGAGGACTCAAGAGTTCTATGATTATGATTTCGACGATTTGACCTTCACCTTCACCGAGCTTGCTCTTCCACATGTGCAAAAACTATTTCTACTTTtgaattttgacaaggttttctcTAGAAAGAAGTGCTTCCTTTTACTTTATTTAAACTTTGCTATCACAATATTGGATCTCAGTTTAATTATTAATTTTGTGCATGTGTACTGTTTCTCTTCCAGGTGCTAAGGTTCAGTGAAAACCAGACTAGCTTCATCAATTTGAGACATCTGAACATAAACCTTGAGCTCAGGTGGGATCCATATGATGATAGTTGGGTAATGGGGTTTCTTAATCTTTTCAAATTAGCACCTCTCTTAGAAGAATTGGAAATGCATGTAAGTAATTTAACTGTTGATTATGAACCTTTTTAACACATTAATTAGGATGTTGTGTGTTGCGTCTGTTTGACCCCCTCCCCCTTGAAGAATATGTATAGTGAAATTAACGGATATATGTGTGAGTTGGGTCGTGATAAATTTTGCCCTGCTACTATGAGGATGGTGACGGCTGTGCAAGGGCCCCTGCATCATCACCTCAAGAGTGTCCACATGTCTGGGTTTTGTGATGTATCGGGGCTGGCCGAGCTGACGCTATACATCCTTGGGAATGCTACTGTAATCAAGTATGGAGGTAGATCTAGTGGCGTAAGCCCACACTCTTCACAACGATGATATATATTCAGTCAGCAAGGCTGGTTGTATCGAGGGGGATCATTACCACGTCGATCAGAATAGGATGTTTGCAGAGCAAATCCTTGGCAGTGAGGAGTTCCGTCATATCGTCACCATCTTGTGAAGTACAATGCTGGGGCTGGAGCCTGGAGATGCTATTTATATATGCCGACGGTTGATGGATATGGGCGTGGTGGAAAAAGGATCGATCGGGAGCTTTATGAAGATTTATAATAATACTCAGAAGGGAAGCATCCATGTACAAGCCGAATGATTAATGCAGTAGTGTGTGCACCAAAATTCAGTGTTGTCTGCATTTTGGTTGTAATCTGGGTTAACTATGATTTCATCTTTTTTGGCTTTGCTATTATGAACATAAGCAGTTGGTAGCAATTTCAAGTGATATATATGTGGTACACTGTCATTAATGAAATCATGGAATCATTCATCTCATTCCATGCATGGTCCGTGTGCGATGCTGTCAAGATTAAATCATGGAATCATTCATCTCATTCCATGCATGGTCTGTGTGTGATGCTGTCAACATTCAGTGTTTTCCTTGCTGCAACTAGTCTTGCAGCAAGATTCTAGTTAAAAGTTCCTTTGCAATACTACATTCTTCCAACTAATGCAGACAAAATAAGAGCAGAGAAGCCACTCCTTCTAACTACACTGGAGAATCTAGTTTAGTTCTAAATAATCACTCACTAATTCCACCCTTCTAATTAACTGCACAGGGGATTCACCCTTGTAACCACTCCAATGCTTCAACAGAGAAGTTTGAGTAAGAGGGGAAGAGGGAACATGAAGGGAGTTCTGCATATTTTGGCCTAAAGAGTTGGATTTTGCCTTGCTTAAAATTAAAAGAATCACAGACGATGATTTAATTTTATCAAATCTCAGAATATTTTCTCGCTGGTTAAAAGAGGAAAAATGAGGGGACAGAGCCAACCATTAAAACAAAACATTATTTTAGTGCGAAACCCGTCTAAATTACTTGCAACTTCATACTTTTTCACTTCTTGCAAATCAAGAAATTAGTAGCATCTCAGCACGTACACTCGCAGTGCTATCATTATATAGGAAATCCACAAAAGGAGAGGGAACATCATGCAACCACGTCATATCAAAACAAATCCATCACCTCAGCAACATTACAGGAAATGACAAAATGGTTTTGACTTACAAAAGCCGCGATCTAAGACTGTGTAATAAGTATTCATAAATACTTCCAGGCTGATGATATTATTACGAAACCAGTCGATACATACATATCGTTCTTTGCTTCTCCTTGGAGGCAGGATATTGATCTCCACACTTCTTGCTGGGGGCTATTATCAGTCTTACTTCCTTACCTTTTTGGGCAGCCGGCATCCATTATGCGCGAGCTGGGTCACGTCGTGGACATGCATGATAGGAGACGGGGTCCTCACTCTTTCGCCCCGGAAACCATCCGCAAAGCCCATGatcaccttcttcttcttcctgaAAAAGGAGTATCCTTTCACCTTCACAACGACCGACTTGAGGCCAATCTTGCTGGCAACTCGCCCCATGTGTTCCCCTGTTGCTTCACCAGCATACCGAGCAAGACGAGACCGCCCCTTTCGATCCTCCAAACAGCCAGCGGAAGCCCCAGCCTTCCTGTTCCCTTTGACGTCCGTCACAGTCACAAAGGTCTTCTTCCCCTTGAGCGTGACGTGGAGAACGTCCCTCTTTACTCGCGGAGCCCCTGCTGGCCGCAGCATTTCCATGTTAAACCGGCCGGACCTGCCATCACCGGCAGTGAATCCGGTTCCACCCATCCTGTCACCAATGGCTGTGAATCCGTTTCCACCCATCCTGCCATCACCAGCTGTGAATCCATTAACACCCATCCTGCCATCAGCAGCTGTAAATCCGTTTCCACCCATCCTGCCACCACCGGCTGTGAATCCGTTCTCAGCAAAGTGACGGGGAAAACCGCCGTCAGTCTGGTTCCGTGCTTGCATGATGAGGCGGCTCATCGGATCACCGGCGTTCGTGAGGCCCTGCAGTGGGCCCTGCAAAAGCACAAATCGAGATTCAAATTGTATCAAGCACCAGATAAACAAGACCGACCACTCTGTTGATGTCTCGGCAAAACTTGGAAAAAAAATGCAGAAAAAGTGTGTGTACGTATGGCAATGTATCAGCTAATAAGATTAAGGTTATAGTAGCAAGCATTTGCAGTCACCAACAGGCACCGGACTCGGTTAATTTGTTAGGTTAGCTGGAAATGGCAAAGGAGGTGTAAGTACAGTAGCAAAGAAACAAAGAAATTTTCACAAGAACTCCTCTGTTTTCGTCTCATCTTCTTCTAATCCCCATGAAATGAAATTACACCACCGGTTTGTGCCACTCGAGTTGAGAGGCCTAGCTCCTGAATTTATCTATCTGTTTCAGTTCATGAGATTCACTCTACCAACGTATTGCCGGCTAGATGGGTCTAATTAGCTGGAAATGCAACGGAAGGGAGCGATGTCGATCAGTTAGACCGGGGAGCTGGTAGACGTACCTTGTCAGTTGACAGCAGGCGCTGGGCGCCTGGTGAGGCGAGCGGTCGCAGGAGTGCTCGGCCGGCGAGCCCGAGGGCCCTCGCTGCCATCGCCGCCTgctggccggacgaggatgagATCCTCTATGGGCCGGCGGCAGCGGCAGGGAGCAGATCCGGCGGTGGCTTCGGTCCAAGTCGACACAGAGACGGTCGATGGAGGAGTTGTGCGGGGAAGAGCCGGTCGAGGAGGAGGGTGGTGGCTCCAGCGGCGGAGCGAGacggggaacggcggcggcggcggggattgGAGTTCTTCTTTTAAAAAAAAATGGGGATTGGAGTTGAAGCTACGGGAAACCTAACGAGACGTGGGCGGCTGGGGAGAGAACTGTGTAGCTGATCCAATATCTTCAGGCCCATGAGCAAGTGGATGCAACAACGAAGGCCCGACCCAACCCATCTCTAGGCCGGCCCAGACAGGTTAATTGGTTGCCGAGCGGATCAATGGCTGGTTTAGCGCTTGTTCGTGACTGATCCGCTTCATCAAAATCAGCTTCGTTTGtctcaattttttttttcaaaatcagcTTCGTACCATCGGATATGCAGTGTGGCATGAAATTTACCCTCGCGATTAGGGTTTGACCTACTCCGCCAGCGGCCGCCGGCGTTGAGTCCCTATACCGATCCACCggcctctccctcgcccctcgttATCTTCACTGGCGAGCGAGCGGAAGATATGGGAAAATTTACTTCAGGTGCTCAACAATGAGGGTAACTTATTTTCAATTTGAGGAATTCAATTTTTTAGGTAAAGGATTAAAGAGGGTGGGTTGAAACTTTTTGGGAAAGGGTTAGACTTCCTCTTAACTCGTCATGTGTTTGCGAACCCTTCGTGCTTTGAAAGTCAGTCTCCGTGTAGAACTACCTTGCCAACAAAAGTTTCTCTTGGATGTAAGAAGCACTTATATGGAGTATTTGCCATGAATTCTCTGGCACTGCCAGACCTACATGTTAGAAAATGGGCCACGGCCAGCCAACCCATAGAAAACACAGTGTGGTATTAAAAGTAAATTGGGCCATCAGAAAGAAAAAAGTAGGCATTCCTTTGTACCTGCCAACCCAGCTTTGGTTGTGTAGCTTCGCCACTGTTCTTCGAGATACTAAATCTCCAAGCTAGAGAGTCCGTGAGGCAGTGATCCTGTTGGGATCCAAAGCATTCGGGCATCCCTGTTAAAAAACATTTAGGCAAAGTTCTTTTGGCAAGTCTTCCTAACCGGGCAACCAATCTCAACTCGCATCGGTTTCACAAGTGACGCTCGTGTGCTCCCCATCTTGCCCTATCCTCTTCTCGAGAATCCTTCTCCACCTCTCATTTCTTATCCATAAGACACCACTCCTTCCTTCTACATCCACGATGCGCTGCTCATTGTCGCTGCAACCGCTCTCCTGCTTGATCTCCGCCAAAACTCGCCTTATCTTCCCTCACCATTCCCTAGCACCCTCACCTTTGTCACACATGAACTGCAATGAAGTCCGGGGGGTGCTACGTTCATGCCCACCACATGCTGCAATGGTGAATAGCTAGGTGGTGAAACGGTGGTGTCGGGACGTTGCGACGGCGGTGATCGCGCACTGCAACTGCGGCCGCCGCATGCTGGAACTGGCGGGCGGGATGTCgctacactactagggaaaagcttataggcagacgcttactagtagcgcgggtttatacccctcgctactgctacttactagtagcgcgggtttttaccCCTCGCTGCTACTAAGTTGATaatagtagcgcgggtttttaaccctcgctactactaagcggTTTCTACCGTGCCCCCCgggacatgccatagtagtagcgaggggtatactACTACAAAAtttatagtagtagcgcgggtttatactCCTCGCTACTACTAACTACGAGGTAGGTTAAGTCCCCATATCCTCGGCCGaatccctcctctctccctcactctcCTCCTCTCTCCATAGGCTCTCCGGTGATGAGGTGCTCCTGCCCAAGCACATCTCCTCCTCCATGCCGCCCAACAAGTCCGCCTCCTCACGTCGCTGGCGTCCAGGAGCTCGCCCGTCTTCCCCGTCGCCTCCACGCCACCACGACGGAGCACCTCACCGCCGGTGAGCAGCCCCGATGCGCCCTCTATCTCCTTCCTTTCTCCCTTGTTTCTCtttttccctctccctctcccttcgATTTTACTCACCTCCCATGCCCATGCCTGCGCAGGTCGTCGACATGGCCAACCAGGAGCTCTCCGCCTTGGCCGCGAAGAGGATCCTCACACCGTTGTCTTGCTCTACACTGGATCCGGTCCCTCTCCAACAACCATCGCCGGATCTGGTCTGCCGCTACCCGTCCGCACCTCCAACGACCCCTGTCGTCGCTGGATCGAACCATTGACACCATTGACAACATGCACGGGGTCGAGATTAattattttttttggtttttgaaATTAATATTTGTATCGCGGGTCACAGACACGCGCTACTATTAACACACGTACTAGTAGCGCAGGATGCACCGCGCTACTACTACCAGTTAGCTGTAGCGTCGTAGTAGTTGCGcgggcacccgcgctactactagctGTTTaagccgcgctactactaggctttCTCCTAGTAGTGCTACCCTGCTCGCCGCGTCTGGATCCGGTGGAGGTGATGTTGGAATCGTAGATGTGAATTGCTACTACTGGAGACTTGGTATGCCGATTCTGAAGGCTCTTGGTGTTGCGACCAGTGGCGAGCGATGGTGCGCAACCGGCGGAGGCGATGT
The Aegilops tauschii subsp. strangulata cultivar AL8/78 chromosome 3, Aet v6.0, whole genome shotgun sequence genome window above contains:
- the LOC109768027 gene encoding uncharacterized protein → MAARALGLAGRALLRPLASPGAQRLLSTDKGPLQGLTNAGDPMSRLIMQARNQTDGGFPRHFAENGFTAGGGRMGGNGFTAADGRMGVNGFTAGDGRMGGNGFTAIGDRMGGTGFTAGDGRSGRFNMEMLRPAGAPRVKRDVLHVTLKGKKTFVTVTDVKGNRKAGASAGCLEDRKGRSRLARYAGEATGEHMGRVASKIGLKSVVVKVKGYSFFRKKKKVIMGFADGFRGERVRTPSPIMHVHDVTQLAHNGCRLPKKVRK